From one Felis catus isolate Fca126 chromosome E2, F.catus_Fca126_mat1.0, whole genome shotgun sequence genomic stretch:
- the LOC101098592 gene encoding zinc finger protein 773 — MAAAARRGPAPGCVTFEDVAVRFSWEEWGLLDEAQRLLYRDVMLENFALMASLGLASSRSHEITQLEWWRQPSLPPRGVMTAAMPRGLRRRAEVEEAPSGQSVYVEGVFRAKLQQQKLHCGERSLRREEGGKGGKDFPVSAGFLNHQVTHSGGKPHRSTEGGEAFQPGKRHYECSECGKAFGQKYLLVQHQRLHTGEKPYECSECGKLFSHKSNLFIHQIVHTGERPYGCRECGKSFSRNADLIQHQRVHTGEKPFTCSECGKAFRHNSTLVQHHRIHTGVRPYECSQCGKFFSFNSSLMKHQRVHTGERPYKCSECGKFYSHKSSLINHWRVHTGERPYECSECGKFFSQSSSLMQHRKVHTGEKPFKCNECGRFFSENSSLVKHQRVHTGVRPYECRECGKFFRHSSSLVKHRRIHTGEMPYECSNCGKSFSQRFNLIQHQKVHSGERS; from the exons ATGGCGGCGGCCGCGCGGAGGGGCCCGGCTCCG ggctgtgtgacctttgagGACGTGGCTGTCCGCTTCTCCTGGGAAGAGTGGGGTCTCCTTGATGAAGCCCAGAGACTCCTGTACCGTgatgtgatgctggagaacttTGCACTGATGGCCTCTCTGG GACTCGCGTCTTCCAGGAGTCATGAAATTACCCAGTTGGAGTGGTGGAGACAGCCCTCCTTGCCTCCCCGTGGAGTCATGACTGCAGCCATGCCAAGAG GTTTGCGGCGTAGAGCAGAGGTCGAGGAAGCGCCTTCTGGGCAGAGTGTTTATGTAGAAGGAGTGTTCAGAGCAAAACTTCAACAGCAGAAGCTGCACTGTGGAGAGAGATCTTTAAGGAGAGAAGAGGGCGGGAAGGGTGGGAAGGACTTCCCAGTTAGTGCTGGTTTTCTTAACCATCAGGTGACCCACAGTGGAGGGAAGCCACATAGGAGCACCGAAGGTGGGGAGGCCTTCCAGCCTGGAAAAAGGCATTACgaatgcagtgaatgtgggaaagcctttggTCAGAAATACTTACTTGTTCAGCATCAGAGACTACATACTGGAGAAAAGCCTTATGAGTGCAGTGAATGCGGGAAGTTATTTAGCCATAAATCAAACCTTTTTATACACCAAAtagttcacactggagaaaggccttaCGGGTGTAGGGAGTGTGGAAAATCCTTTAGCCGCAATGCCGACCTCATTCAACACCAGAGAGTCCACACTGGAGAAAAGCCTTTTACATGCAGTGAATGTGGAAAAGCTTTCAGGCATAATTCCACGCTGGTTCAGCATCACAGGATCCACACTGGAGTGAGGCCTTATGAGTGCAGCCAATGTGGGAAATTCTTTAGCTTTAACTCAAGCCTCATGAAACAccagagagttcacactggagaaagacCTTATaagtgcagtgaatgtgggaaattctATAGCCACAAGTCAAGCCTTATTAATCACTGGAgggttcacactggagaaaggccttaCGAGTGCAGCGAATGTGGGAAATTTTTTAGCCAAAGCTCTAGCCTCATGCAACATCGAaaagttcacactggagaaaagccTTTTAAGTGCAACGAATGTGGGAGATTCTTCAGTGAGAATTCCAGCCTCGTTAAACACCAGAGGGTTCACACTGGAGTGAGACCTTATGAGTGCAGGGAATGTGGGAAGTTTTTTCGCCACAGCTCCAGCCTTGTTAAACACCGGAGGATTCACACTGGAGAAATGCCTTATGAGTGCAGTAATTGTGGGAAATCCTTTAGCCAGCGTTTCAACCTCATTCAACACCAGAAGGTTCACAGTGGAGAAAGGTCTTGA